From the genome of Lentilactobacillus buchneri, one region includes:
- a CDS encoding energy-coupling factor transporter transmembrane component T, with protein MTDQTLISGAPRVKLKWYQVIDPITKLLFILDMTLLSFASTNLLLQAGLILVATLLLLFSKLSSTTFKALGFSLFLIGTMLIIQGLFYSRNQTVLFSVLGVSFYKEGLIYATTLGCRVLVIILTSGFFMLTTSISENAAYLELSGLSYKTVYVLMSVCYILPEMMRNMRKIQQAQKVRGTNPQKTLIQKLKSVLPVLIPLVIKTLDQSMARSISLQLRGFDNPNRTVRTSQRVYRLSRTFHIVLTGLAILLIGWKIWTKINGL; from the coding sequence ATGACTGATCAAACATTGATTTCTGGAGCACCACGGGTCAAGCTCAAGTGGTACCAGGTGATCGATCCGATTACTAAGCTCTTGTTCATCTTGGACATGACGTTGTTGAGTTTTGCCAGTACGAATTTATTGCTTCAGGCCGGACTGATTCTTGTCGCAACACTGCTATTGTTATTTTCCAAATTGAGTTCGACCACATTTAAGGCACTGGGATTCAGCCTGTTTTTGATTGGTACCATGCTGATCATCCAAGGGTTGTTTTACAGTCGGAATCAAACGGTGCTGTTTTCTGTGCTTGGGGTGTCCTTTTACAAAGAAGGCTTAATTTACGCTACCACTCTCGGTTGTCGAGTATTGGTGATTATTTTGACCAGTGGCTTTTTCATGTTGACCACGAGTATTTCAGAAAACGCTGCCTATTTGGAGCTGTCTGGATTGTCTTATAAAACCGTCTACGTTTTGATGTCGGTGTGTTATATTTTGCCGGAAATGATGCGCAATATGCGGAAAATCCAGCAGGCTCAAAAAGTTCGCGGAACCAATCCGCAAAAAACGTTGATTCAGAAATTAAAGTCAGTCCTGCCGGTGCTGATTCCATTGGTGATTAAGACCTTGGATCAATCGATGGCACGGTCGATTTCCCTCCAGCTCAGAGGTTTTGATAATCCCAACCGGACTGTCAGAACCTCCCAGCGCGTGTATCGCCTGTCACGGACGTTCCACATTGTTTTGACTGGATTGGCAATTTTATTGATTGGGTGGAAGATATGGACGAAGATAAACGGATTGTAA
- a CDS encoding C40 family peptidase, protein MLHRHRKLLITISLLAVIAIVGVIFIKATLSPDKTPTAVTAVKEEVFPNQIFESYKYPYDLRIIHSNAKLYSAPAGTKGSKYLGTVTSNHLTRRIVGQKRADLNHRRAEGYISFAQNGHTYWVSAQSVVFRNLNKLKGNNPKIEAAIDAGLKLVGKSKYDYGGGRNLSDIKNHKFDCSSFVRYCFSKAGVTLGNLDSVTTYTLVTMGRPVKFQNMKRGDLFFFTNSRGQVNSHVAIYLGDHLFLHDHGQSDTGGVGISTLNAPGWRNEANGTVRRIE, encoded by the coding sequence ATGCTACATCGTCATCGCAAATTATTGATAACTATTAGTCTATTAGCCGTGATCGCAATTGTCGGGGTGATTTTTATCAAAGCCACCCTTAGTCCAGATAAGACGCCAACCGCCGTCACTGCTGTTAAGGAAGAAGTCTTTCCTAATCAGATTTTTGAATCATACAAATATCCTTATGACCTGCGGATTATCCACTCAAACGCCAAACTATACTCGGCGCCAGCCGGCACTAAAGGATCAAAATATCTAGGAACCGTCACATCCAATCATCTGACTCGGAGAATTGTTGGTCAAAAACGGGCCGATCTGAATCACCGGCGCGCTGAAGGTTATATTTCTTTCGCCCAAAATGGACATACTTACTGGGTGAGCGCACAAAGCGTGGTGTTTCGGAACCTCAACAAACTGAAAGGCAACAACCCCAAAATTGAGGCCGCGATCGATGCCGGACTCAAACTTGTCGGCAAATCCAAATACGATTACGGTGGCGGTCGCAACTTGAGTGACATCAAAAATCACAAGTTCGATTGTTCATCATTTGTCCGCTACTGCTTCAGTAAGGCTGGCGTCACCCTTGGCAATCTGGATAGCGTCACGACATACACCTTGGTCACAATGGGGCGTCCGGTTAAATTTCAAAATATGAAACGCGGTGATCTGTTCTTCTTCACCAATTCACGTGGTCAGGTCAACTCGCACGTTGCCATTTACCTTGGGGACCATCTATTCTTACACGACCACGGGCAATCAGATACTGGTGGCGTGGGGATTTCAACCTTGAATGCCCCGGGGTGGCGGAATGAAGCCAATGGGACCGTTCGGCGGATTGAATGA
- a CDS encoding ABC transporter ATP-binding protein yields the protein MDEDKRIVIENLTTRYPGTEQPQLRQINAQVRSGQVVGIIGNSHSGKSTLCRVLAGVIPKIVSADIEGDWHMFGQRVSDNWPAYNAMTGVVLQNPAGQLSGLADTVADEIAFDLINQGMAEGLIQKRVEEVATQMGLIEQLNLSPESLSGGQIQRLAIATAIAANPAVLIMDDPTSEMDPFGRRQFFQWLGQVKDTTVFIVTSEIDDLCEVADVVWVLNEGQLVAQGRPGEVFNHLAADWQIPAPTIQQLAQKMDWHLADGRYPVNDAELKEARYVHN from the coding sequence ATGGACGAAGATAAACGGATTGTAATTGAAAATTTGACCACCCGTTATCCGGGTACTGAGCAACCACAACTGCGTCAGATTAACGCGCAGGTTCGGTCGGGCCAGGTGGTTGGGATTATTGGGAACAGCCACTCCGGCAAATCGACTTTGTGCCGTGTGCTGGCAGGGGTCATTCCCAAGATTGTTTCGGCCGATATTGAGGGCGACTGGCACATGTTTGGCCAGCGAGTGTCTGATAATTGGCCCGCATATAATGCCATGACTGGAGTTGTGCTGCAAAATCCAGCTGGCCAACTAAGTGGGTTGGCAGACACGGTTGCCGATGAAATCGCCTTTGACTTGATTAATCAGGGAATGGCTGAAGGACTGATTCAAAAACGGGTTGAAGAAGTTGCCACGCAAATGGGGCTGATTGAACAGTTGAATTTATCTCCCGAGAGCCTTTCCGGCGGTCAGATCCAGCGGTTGGCGATTGCCACGGCGATTGCCGCTAATCCGGCTGTTTTGATTATGGATGATCCGACCAGTGAGATGGATCCCTTTGGCCGCCGGCAATTTTTCCAATGGCTGGGCCAAGTCAAAGACACGACTGTCTTCATTGTCACCAGTGAAATTGACGACCTGTGCGAAGTTGCCGACGTTGTGTGGGTGTTGAACGAGGGTCAACTGGTAGCTCAGGGCAGGCCGGGTGAGGTGTTTAATCATTTGGCAGCTGACTGGCAGATTCCAGCTCCGACAATTCAGCAACTTGCTCAAAAAATGGATTGGCACTTGGCTGACGGCCGGTATCCGGTAAATGACGCTGAGCTAAAGGAGGCCCGATATGTCCACAATTGA